The Pelodiscus sinensis isolate JC-2024 chromosome 10, ASM4963464v1, whole genome shotgun sequence genome has a segment encoding these proteins:
- the PID1 gene encoding PTB-containing, cubilin and LRP1-interacting protein isoform X2 gives MWQPATERLQVTYLGKVSTTGMQFLSGCTEKPVIELWKKHTLAREDIFPANTLLEIRPFQVWLHHLDLKGEATVHMDTFQVARIAYCTADHNVSPNIFAWVYREINDDLSYQMDCHAVECESKLEAKKLAHAMMEAFKKTFHSMKSDGRIHRNSSSEEVSHEFESDDG, from the coding sequence GTTACATATTTGGGGAAGGTATCCACAACAGGAATGCAATTTTTATCAGGCTGCACAGAAAAACCTGTCATTGAATTATGGAAGAAGCACACACTAGCCAGGGAGGACATCTTCCCAGCCAATACCCTTCTGGAAATCCGCCCCTTCCAAGTCTGGCTTCATCACCTGGACCTCAAAGGTGAAGCCACAGTCCACATGGATACCTTTCAGGTGGCACGTATTGCCTACTGCACTGCTGACCACAATGTCAGCCCAAACATCTTTGCTTGGGTTTACAGAGAGATAAATGATGACTTGTCCTATCAGATGGACTGCCATGCTGTGGAGTGTGAGAGCAAGCTAGAGGCCAAGAAGTTGGCTCATGCCATGATGGAGGCCTTTAAGAAGACTTTCCACAGCATGAAGAGTGATGGCCGGATCCATAGGAatagctcatctgaggaagtgtctCATGAATTTGAATCTGATGATGGTTGA